The following proteins are encoded in a genomic region of Lactiplantibacillus plantarum:
- a CDS encoding nitroreductase family protein yields the protein MTKSVIETLQDHRTRRQFTTEPISDAQFAQIITTAQQMPTSQYLQAYSLIEITQPALRQQLATITTMPTVGENGRLLVVVADQHRNVKLAPGATTRRALSEFDRFAGSIEDATLITAAMVMVAESMGLGSVVLGSINNDTQAVIDALHLPDLTLPVFGLQLGHPADVPEKKPRLGLPAVLFQDTYAEPASYQAELDRFDGVLNQYYQHRSSHACTEHLAHMTQEATHSAAKRREFLTIARQQGFLPELDQ from the coding sequence GTGACAAAGAGTGTGATTGAAACCTTACAGGACCATCGAACGCGGCGACAATTTACCACTGAACCAATTAGTGATGCGCAATTCGCGCAAATCATCACAACGGCACAACAAATGCCGACTAGCCAATATTTACAGGCATACAGTTTGATTGAGATCACTCAGCCTGCACTACGGCAACAATTGGCCACGATTACGACGATGCCAACGGTTGGTGAAAACGGCCGTTTATTAGTTGTGGTTGCGGACCAACACCGCAACGTCAAGCTAGCACCGGGCGCAACGACGCGTCGGGCACTGAGTGAATTTGACCGCTTTGCTGGTAGTATTGAAGATGCCACGCTGATTACAGCGGCGATGGTGATGGTCGCTGAAAGCATGGGTCTTGGTAGCGTTGTACTTGGATCAATTAACAACGACACGCAGGCGGTGATTGACGCACTGCACTTGCCGGACTTGACGTTACCCGTCTTTGGGTTGCAGTTAGGGCACCCAGCGGATGTTCCTGAAAAGAAACCTCGATTAGGGTTGCCCGCTGTGTTGTTTCAAGATACCTATGCTGAGCCTGCGAGTTATCAGGCGGAGTTGGACCGGTTTGATGGCGTTTTGAATCAGTATTATCAACATCGGAGTAGTCACGCCTGTACGGAACACTTAGCGCACATGACGCAGGAAGCGACCCACTCAGCGGCCAAACGGCGAGAGTTTTTGACAATCGCTAGGCAGCAGGGCTTTTTGCCGGAATTAGACCAATAA
- a CDS encoding aldose epimerase family protein has translation MSGSYGSEGIMKIIEHQENGINYYTLVNNHHMSVTIMDWGATVTAIKTHDKDGNFANIVLGFDDGADYITYQSFFGATIARVAGIIKNARWRQYDLTQNAGENHLNGGNMPQISFEPWFLERKLHTSDQVGLVMQYITLDGENGYPGTMTITANFVLDNDGKFTISYTGKSDKTTLFNPSNHTYFNLSGDAERLIDHHVLKINADEYAALNKHGIPTGKLPWVTDTPFDFRDPVEVGPQVANIKGGLHHGFVLNDTPYPQVELLDRISGRKVTMRTNAPAVVVSSATNYRDDRYRLNGGKPMRSQLGLSLQAQKLPDAIHHKEFGSIIIEPNIPVTYQTAYRFSNIYDV, from the coding sequence ATGTCAGGCAGCTATGGGAGTGAGGGCATTATGAAAATAATCGAGCATCAGGAAAACGGGATTAATTATTATACATTAGTGAACAATCATCATATGAGCGTCACTATTATGGACTGGGGCGCCACAGTCACCGCGATCAAAACCCATGATAAAGATGGTAATTTTGCAAATATTGTCTTGGGATTTGACGACGGCGCCGACTACATCACCTATCAATCTTTTTTCGGTGCAACCATCGCTCGGGTTGCGGGGATCATCAAAAATGCCCGGTGGCGGCAGTATGACTTAACTCAAAATGCGGGCGAAAATCATCTAAACGGTGGTAATATGCCTCAAATTTCATTTGAACCATGGTTTTTAGAACGTAAACTGCACACTAGTGATCAAGTTGGACTCGTCATGCAATATATTACCTTGGACGGTGAGAACGGCTATCCCGGGACAATGACGATCACGGCTAATTTCGTATTAGATAACGACGGTAAATTTACTATTAGCTACACTGGTAAAAGTGATAAAACAACCTTATTCAACCCCAGCAACCATACCTACTTCAATCTAAGTGGGGATGCGGAACGCCTCATTGACCACCATGTTCTTAAAATCAATGCAGACGAGTACGCCGCGTTAAACAAACACGGTATTCCAACTGGTAAGTTGCCATGGGTCACCGACACCCCATTTGATTTTCGTGACCCAGTCGAGGTTGGACCCCAGGTTGCTAACATCAAGGGCGGGCTCCATCACGGCTTCGTCTTAAACGACACCCCATATCCACAAGTAGAATTACTAGATCGCATCAGTGGACGCAAAGTCACGATGCGAACGAACGCTCCGGCAGTCGTGGTTTCCAGTGCAACTAATTACCGTGATGATCGTTATCGACTCAATGGCGGTAAACCGATGCGTTCTCAACTTGGTCTTTCCCTGCAAGCACAAAAATTACCGGATGCTATTCACCACAAGGAATTTGGCAGTATCATTATCGAACCTAATATTCCTGTAACCTACCAAACGGCCTATCGTTTTTCTAATATTTACGACGTCTAA
- a CDS encoding TetR/AcrR family transcriptional regulator has product MPATDLRVQRTQTALKEAFRTLALKYPRYRDITVKELTSVANINRKTFYLHFDSIDDLAETFVQEGADKILALIDPQGFKKNISQPGLIFDRLVTYFRQSEAFHRVILLNDDYSFLSRKIHAAVVAGLTTTIQTNYHLSAIDAKVCSSFLIHNNLTFFRLYFNGDLGLTLAELKQRLVSLNTYGIHQFFYPNQSL; this is encoded by the coding sequence ATGCCAGCTACTGACTTACGTGTTCAGCGCACCCAGACTGCGCTGAAAGAGGCTTTTCGGACGCTTGCTTTAAAGTATCCGCGCTATCGTGATATTACTGTTAAGGAGCTCACAAGTGTCGCTAATATCAACCGCAAAACTTTCTATTTACATTTCGATTCCATTGACGATTTAGCGGAAACGTTCGTTCAAGAAGGTGCTGATAAGATTCTAGCACTCATTGACCCGCAAGGTTTCAAGAAAAACATTAGCCAACCCGGCTTAATCTTTGATCGCTTAGTGACCTATTTTCGCCAATCTGAAGCTTTTCACCGAGTCATTTTGTTGAATGATGATTACAGTTTTTTGTCTCGGAAAATCCACGCTGCCGTGGTAGCAGGGCTTACAACGACGATTCAAACAAACTATCATTTATCTGCAATCGATGCTAAGGTCTGTTCAAGCTTTTTGATCCACAACAATTTAACCTTTTTCCGGCTCTATTTTAATGGTGATTTAGGACTAACTTTGGCTGAACTAAAGCAGCGTTTAGTTTCGCTCAACACTTATGGCATTCATCAATTCTTCTACCCTAATCAATCACTTTAA
- a CDS encoding Cof-type HAD-IIB family hydrolase — MAINLIATDLNGTLLHQDQRFDKERFKRVLAQLRAINVSLVLSSGNQYAHLRQLFKDVMADNLIVVAENGASIYAQDRLIFDGSLSADQQRKFVTVDRYQPLFKDAYVILVGSHGSYTELGAPDKLVAMARQFYDHLHLVADLATVDDTVKKISISTSPDQAADLVARANDYFDGELRAHDSGYGVVDLVDQRVGKLPAIQFLATKLGLTAANVMAFGDGANDVPLLRYAAHSYAMCNAPADIQAAAKHVTALDNEHDGVLATIEQELLNN, encoded by the coding sequence GTGGCAATCAATTTAATTGCAACTGACTTGAATGGAACATTATTGCATCAAGATCAGCGTTTTGACAAAGAACGGTTTAAACGGGTTTTGGCGCAGTTACGGGCGATAAACGTTTCCCTAGTACTTTCGTCCGGTAACCAATATGCCCATCTTAGACAGTTATTTAAAGATGTTATGGCGGATAATCTTATCGTTGTTGCTGAAAATGGGGCGTCGATTTATGCCCAAGACCGCTTGATCTTTGATGGTAGTCTTTCAGCAGACCAGCAACGAAAGTTTGTGACTGTTGATCGTTACCAGCCACTATTCAAAGACGCATACGTAATCTTAGTTGGTAGCCATGGGTCGTATACTGAGTTAGGAGCACCTGATAAGTTAGTAGCGATGGCCCGTCAGTTTTATGATCATTTACACTTGGTTGCGGATCTGGCCACTGTTGATGATACCGTTAAAAAAATCAGTATCTCAACGTCACCGGACCAGGCTGCTGATCTGGTGGCACGAGCTAATGATTATTTTGATGGCGAGTTACGTGCGCATGATAGTGGGTATGGCGTCGTAGATTTGGTTGATCAGCGGGTCGGAAAATTACCAGCAATTCAATTCTTGGCGACTAAACTTGGGTTAACTGCAGCTAATGTGATGGCCTTCGGTGATGGGGCGAATGATGTCCCATTATTGCGATATGCAGCGCACAGTTATGCGATGTGCAACGCACCGGCGGACATTCAAGCCGCAGCAAAACACGTGACGGCCCTGGATAATGAACATGATGGGGTATTAGCAACCATTGAACAAGAGTTGTTAAATAATTAA